The following proteins are co-located in the Carassius gibelio isolate Cgi1373 ecotype wild population from Czech Republic chromosome A21, carGib1.2-hapl.c, whole genome shotgun sequence genome:
- the npas4b gene encoding neuronal PAS domain-containing protein 4B isoform X1, with protein sequence MYRSTKGASKARRDQINAEIRNLKDLLPISDADKARLSYLHIMSLACIYTRKSVFFSQVSAGHDVSGSILSLPELSDLLHTLPGFLLVLTSEGKLLHLSDNVAEHLGHSMVDLVAQSDSVYDIIDPADHFIMRGNLVPITTSDTDRLFCCRFSTSKFVRRQGSGNKLMLVRARCLPPPYHASTYWTSNPVWLCFCSPLESSVPQVSSARNPLPTPPAEQSFLLACFQSQHSRDMRIHAAQDSVSVYLGYDIETLRSRSWYSLIHPRDLSHASAQHCALLHEGGERQVEMVVQVEAADHSWVWLYIVLQLETGEYPINSHNYVISESEAWSVRQQLYSEQNQLALLYQEARQSSDPLSSPDQVFTPSSSGLSSQSFDFSFTTSGRSSSEELPSSSGPTSMALDPLQGFSQDEESHSQLHGSHQMWRSAMTVSAEHLSSINIPSLSTVPQTHIAPPPLPPYKAPPKRQNSEEFICTPPYTPRLGGGSFMFGDETFKSDQSNVVKMRQSITSAPLSASIGPTQHCRKRLYETLPPTPDSPGSDECILMALPEIRGPLYIDVPHFPFHSPPEGLLTPEASPTKKPCLSFFPREDDTEREQREISLLAQYISTLAEGFCHSHPQNTLAPPHHASFEGPNSSLAHIDVFMFEEKAVDGIPFPNLPSTSPTPPSPYSSEPSYPQHSPSRSSPVHAQEEARTLYGVHHLCSVQSTHRNRMAGGGPQEAERPDEDVEMMSSPGSTAAPSLPALTPALPCSQSLLEELVTMEPVFGAAALINPAERQQDELYQLPHQGGQQIFYQGEKLWHFCDFSFSVYQRFCV encoded by the exons ATGTATCGGTCCACTAAAGGAGCATCAAAGGCTCGGAGGGATCAAATCAACGCAGAAATTCGCAACCTGAAAGATCTTCTGCCCATCTCCGATGCCGACAAAGCTCGTCTTTCCTATCTTCACATCATGTCCCTAGCCTGCATTTACACAAGAAAGTCCGTCTTTTTCTCTCAAG TGTCAGCAGGTCATGACGTGAGCGGGAGCATCCTGTCTTTGCCAGAACTCTCGGATCTGCTACACACACTACCAGGGTTTCTCCTAGTGCTGACGAGTGAAGGAAAACTCCTGCATCTATCGGACAATGTCGCAGAGCACCTTGGCCATTCCATG GTGGATCTAGTGGCTCAAAGTGACAGCGTGTATGATATTATAGACCCAGCCGACCACTTCATCATGAGGGGTAACCTTGTGCCAATCACCACTTCTGACACAG ACCGTCTCTTTTGCTGCCGCTTCAGCACTTCGAAGTTTGTACGGCGGCAGGGATCAGGGAACAAACTGATGTTGGTTCGGGCACGCTGTCTGCCACCTCCATACCACGCATCCACCTACTGGACCTCCAATCCAGTGTGGTTGTGTTTTTGCTCCCCACTGGAGTCCAGCGTCCCCCAGGTTTCGTCAGCTAGGAATCCTCTCCCCACCCCTCCTGCGGAGCAGTCTTTCCTCCTGGCCTGTTTCCAGTCTCAACACAGCCGGGACATGAGAATCCATGCTGCTCAGGACAG tgTATCTGTATACCTTGGCTATGACATAGAGACTCTGCGCTCTCGCTCATGGTACAGTCTGATTCATCCTCGTGATCTGTCTCACGCCTCTGCACAACACTGCGCCCTGT TACATGAAGGTGGAGAGAGGCAGGTGGAGATGGTGGTCCAGGTTGAGGCAGCAGATCACTCCTGGGTCTGGCTTTACATTGTTCTTCAGCTGGAGACTGGAGAATATCCCATCAACAGCCACAACTACGTCATAAG TGAGTCTGAAGCCTGGTCGGTGCGTCAGCAGTTGTATTCAGAACAGAACCAGCTGGCTCTCCTGTACCAGGAGGCACGCCAGAGCTCTGACCCCCTGTCCAGCCCAGACCAGGTCTTCACACCCAGCAGCAGTGGCCTGTCCTCCCAGTCCTTCGACTTCAGCTTCACCACTTCTGGCCGGAGCTCCTCGGAAGAGCTCCCTAGTAGCTCTGGCCCAACCAGCATGGCACTCGACCCCCTTCAGGGCTTTTCTCAGGATGAAGAGAGCCATTCGCAACTGCATGGCAGTCACCAGATGTGGAGATCAGCCATGACCGTTTCTGCTGAACATCTGAGCAGCATTAATATCCCAAGTCTTTCTACAGTTCCGCAAACCCATATTGCCCCTCCACCCCTTCCTCCATACAAAGCTCCTCCTAAGCGCCAAAACTCAGAGGAGTTTATTTGCACACCTCCTTACACCCCAAGACTCGGAGGGGGGAGTTTTATGTTTGGTGATGAGACCTTCAAATCAGACCAAAGCAATGTAGTCAAAATGAGGCAGTCTATAACCTCAGCACCCCTTTCCGCAAGCATCGGCCCCACTCAACACTGCCGCAAACGTCTATATGAAACACTACCACCTACTCCAGACAGCCCCGGCAGTGATGAATGCATTCTCATGGCGCTGCCGGAAATCAGAGGACCTCTGTACATAGACGTCCCTCATTTCCCATTCCACAGTCCACCCGAAGGCCTTTTAACCCCCGAGGCCTCACCCACCAAAAAGCCCTGTTTGAGTTTCTTCCCTCGTGAAGACGATACCGAAAGAGAGCAAAGGGAGATCTCACTCCTGGCTCAGTATATTAGCACTTTAGCTGAAGGCTTCTGTCACAGCCACCCACAAAACACATTGGCTCCCCCTCATCACGCATCATTTGAAGGCCCAAACTCCTCACTGGCTCACATTGATGTCTTTATGTTTGAGGAGAAAGCAGTCGATGGCATCCCTTTTCCAAATCTGCCATCCACCTCCCCCACACCTCCCTCGCCTTACTCATCAGAGCCATCCTATCCCCAGCACTCCCCGAGCCGCAGCTCCCCTGTCCACGCGCAGGAGGAGGCGAGGACTCTGTATGGTGTACACCACCTCTGTAGCGTCCAGTCGACGCACCGTAATCGTATGGCCGGGGGTGGGCCGCAGGAAGCCGAGAGACCCGACGAGGATGTGGAGATGATGTCCTCCCCAGGGTCCACCGCAGCTCCATCACTTCCTGCCCTCACTCCTGCTCTGCCTTGTTCCCAGTCCCTCCTAGAGGAGCTGGTCACTATGGAACCTGTGTTTGGGGCAGCCGCCCTGATAAATCCTGCCGAGAGGCAACAAGATGAGTTGTATCAACTCCCTCATCAAGGCGGACAACAGATCTTCTACCAAGGTGAGAAACTATGGCACTTTTGTGATTTTAGCTTTTCAGTATATCAAAGATTTTGTGTCTAA
- the npas4b gene encoding neuronal PAS domain-containing protein 4B isoform X2: protein MYRSTKGASKARRDQINAEIRNLKDLLPISDADKARLSYLHIMSLACIYTRKSVFFSQVSAGHDVSGSILSLPELSDLLHTLPGFLLVLTSEGKLLHLSDNVAEHLGHSMVDLVAQSDSVYDIIDPADHFIMRGNLVPITTSDTDRLFCCRFSTSKFVRRQGSGNKLMLVRARCLPPPYHASTYWTSNPVWLCFCSPLESSVPQVSSARNPLPTPPAEQSFLLACFQSQHSRDMRIHAAQDSVSVYLGYDIETLRSRSWYSLIHPRDLSHASAQHCALLHEGGERQVEMVVQVEAADHSWVWLYIVLQLETGEYPINSHNYVISESEAWSVRQQLYSEQNQLALLYQEARQSSDPLSSPDQVFTPSSSGLSSQSFDFSFTTSGRSSSEELPSSSGPTSMALDPLQGFSQDEESHSQLHGSHQMWRSAMTVSAEHLSSINIPSLSTVPQTHIAPPPLPPYKAPPKRQNSEEFICTPPYTPRLGGGSFMFGDETFKSDQSNVVKMRQSITSAPLSASIGPTQHCRKRLYETLPPTPDSPGSDECILMALPEIRGPLYIDVPHFPFHSPPEGLLTPEASPTKKPCLSFFPREDDTEREQREISLLAQYISTLAEGFCHSHPQNTLAPPHHASFEGPNSSLAHIDVFMFEEKAVDGIPFPNLPSTSPTPPSPYSSEPSYPQHSPSRSSPVHAQEEARTLYGVHHLCSVQSTHRNRMAGGGPQEAERPDEDVEMMSSPGSTAAPSLPALTPALPCSQSLLEELVTMEPVFGAAALINPAERQQDELYQLPHQGGQQIFYQDGTSDHMF, encoded by the exons ATGTATCGGTCCACTAAAGGAGCATCAAAGGCTCGGAGGGATCAAATCAACGCAGAAATTCGCAACCTGAAAGATCTTCTGCCCATCTCCGATGCCGACAAAGCTCGTCTTTCCTATCTTCACATCATGTCCCTAGCCTGCATTTACACAAGAAAGTCCGTCTTTTTCTCTCAAG TGTCAGCAGGTCATGACGTGAGCGGGAGCATCCTGTCTTTGCCAGAACTCTCGGATCTGCTACACACACTACCAGGGTTTCTCCTAGTGCTGACGAGTGAAGGAAAACTCCTGCATCTATCGGACAATGTCGCAGAGCACCTTGGCCATTCCATG GTGGATCTAGTGGCTCAAAGTGACAGCGTGTATGATATTATAGACCCAGCCGACCACTTCATCATGAGGGGTAACCTTGTGCCAATCACCACTTCTGACACAG ACCGTCTCTTTTGCTGCCGCTTCAGCACTTCGAAGTTTGTACGGCGGCAGGGATCAGGGAACAAACTGATGTTGGTTCGGGCACGCTGTCTGCCACCTCCATACCACGCATCCACCTACTGGACCTCCAATCCAGTGTGGTTGTGTTTTTGCTCCCCACTGGAGTCCAGCGTCCCCCAGGTTTCGTCAGCTAGGAATCCTCTCCCCACCCCTCCTGCGGAGCAGTCTTTCCTCCTGGCCTGTTTCCAGTCTCAACACAGCCGGGACATGAGAATCCATGCTGCTCAGGACAG tgTATCTGTATACCTTGGCTATGACATAGAGACTCTGCGCTCTCGCTCATGGTACAGTCTGATTCATCCTCGTGATCTGTCTCACGCCTCTGCACAACACTGCGCCCTGT TACATGAAGGTGGAGAGAGGCAGGTGGAGATGGTGGTCCAGGTTGAGGCAGCAGATCACTCCTGGGTCTGGCTTTACATTGTTCTTCAGCTGGAGACTGGAGAATATCCCATCAACAGCCACAACTACGTCATAAG TGAGTCTGAAGCCTGGTCGGTGCGTCAGCAGTTGTATTCAGAACAGAACCAGCTGGCTCTCCTGTACCAGGAGGCACGCCAGAGCTCTGACCCCCTGTCCAGCCCAGACCAGGTCTTCACACCCAGCAGCAGTGGCCTGTCCTCCCAGTCCTTCGACTTCAGCTTCACCACTTCTGGCCGGAGCTCCTCGGAAGAGCTCCCTAGTAGCTCTGGCCCAACCAGCATGGCACTCGACCCCCTTCAGGGCTTTTCTCAGGATGAAGAGAGCCATTCGCAACTGCATGGCAGTCACCAGATGTGGAGATCAGCCATGACCGTTTCTGCTGAACATCTGAGCAGCATTAATATCCCAAGTCTTTCTACAGTTCCGCAAACCCATATTGCCCCTCCACCCCTTCCTCCATACAAAGCTCCTCCTAAGCGCCAAAACTCAGAGGAGTTTATTTGCACACCTCCTTACACCCCAAGACTCGGAGGGGGGAGTTTTATGTTTGGTGATGAGACCTTCAAATCAGACCAAAGCAATGTAGTCAAAATGAGGCAGTCTATAACCTCAGCACCCCTTTCCGCAAGCATCGGCCCCACTCAACACTGCCGCAAACGTCTATATGAAACACTACCACCTACTCCAGACAGCCCCGGCAGTGATGAATGCATTCTCATGGCGCTGCCGGAAATCAGAGGACCTCTGTACATAGACGTCCCTCATTTCCCATTCCACAGTCCACCCGAAGGCCTTTTAACCCCCGAGGCCTCACCCACCAAAAAGCCCTGTTTGAGTTTCTTCCCTCGTGAAGACGATACCGAAAGAGAGCAAAGGGAGATCTCACTCCTGGCTCAGTATATTAGCACTTTAGCTGAAGGCTTCTGTCACAGCCACCCACAAAACACATTGGCTCCCCCTCATCACGCATCATTTGAAGGCCCAAACTCCTCACTGGCTCACATTGATGTCTTTATGTTTGAGGAGAAAGCAGTCGATGGCATCCCTTTTCCAAATCTGCCATCCACCTCCCCCACACCTCCCTCGCCTTACTCATCAGAGCCATCCTATCCCCAGCACTCCCCGAGCCGCAGCTCCCCTGTCCACGCGCAGGAGGAGGCGAGGACTCTGTATGGTGTACACCACCTCTGTAGCGTCCAGTCGACGCACCGTAATCGTATGGCCGGGGGTGGGCCGCAGGAAGCCGAGAGACCCGACGAGGATGTGGAGATGATGTCCTCCCCAGGGTCCACCGCAGCTCCATCACTTCCTGCCCTCACTCCTGCTCTGCCTTGTTCCCAGTCCCTCCTAGAGGAGCTGGTCACTATGGAACCTGTGTTTGGGGCAGCCGCCCTGATAAATCCTGCCGAGAGGCAACAAGATGAGTTGTATCAACTCCCTCATCAAGGCGGACAACAGATCTTCTACCAAG ATGGAACCAGTGATCACATGTTTTAA
- the LOC127941685 gene encoding protein NLRC3, which yields MDDDAVEVASDNSLPLGIGASAFGSENGEEEDDFIPQRTLPFSLGFSNPAGQHVERAESPASSYASMQSDSWSETREEHQPSSTQVQLCRRDSSASSSEEFNSDDEDNNMEVSAEESTRKKIKKEGGVKQQNVSAPVKPELVVDPNEKRHPAMTVEFAFKALTSCLKKLAEDELKYFKKLLWDRYPERFRDPLDGVDLVDLVDKMLELCDIEVSLKITLALFDIMNAKKLVQYLLGLCKRNEVRYELKLTLKRKYEMVYEGFSQQGQPVPFESVYTDLYITDGINASINSEHEFRSKIEVLAETAKVNRKPLTGNDIFSQQNPRLRPVRSVLARGVPGCGKSFAVQRFILDWADGRVHQDVFFLIPLHFKELNKMLEGEYTLLSIVSTLYPEMKEIDSLDFEGCLVMFICDGLDDTQIPFNFRRTVYWCDVTRPTTVQVLITNLIRGNLLYDAYVWIISRAGALDVIPPEHVQRLLEVRGFTDDQKEAYFRKTIADRDLAERVIAHIKSSKTLFIMCHLPLFCWVASKVLQRQFQFLQPSAQLPRTLTNLYTIMLHGQTQMSVEKLQNDPTEDTKNLTADQLLIKLAKLSYNMLEKNEFQIEKEHWDDVELPESYPAMACTGLCTEFYREKFVIYTEKVSCFAHPTIQEYLAALHVFYCFKKHGKNILEQNKLKALKVSLADVLRSAVDKALSSKNSNYDIFLRFLLGLSVEANQELLKNILQISSSSNQSARDETTRYISKKIKEGHFPEKTENLWRCIDELNPQ from the exons ATGGACGACGACGCAGTAGAGGTGGCGTCAGACAACAGTCTGCCGTTAGGAATCGGGGCTTCCGCCTTCGGTAGTGAAAATGGGGAGGAAGAGGACGACTTCATTCCTCAGAGGACACTTCCATTCTCCCTCGGATTCTCCAATCCTGCGGG ACAACACGTGGAGAGAGCAGAGTCCCCTGCATCCAGTTATGCCTCCATGCAGAGTGACAGCTGGTCAGAAACAAGAGAAGAGCATCAACCCAGCTCCACGCA GGTTCAGTTGTGCAGACGGGACTCGTCTGCTTCTAGCAGTGAAGAGTTTAATAGTGATGATGAGGACAATAATATGGAGGTCAGTGCTGAAGAAAG CACACGGAAGAAGATCAAAAAGGAAGGAGGTGTGAAACAACAAAATGTTTCTGCTCCTGTAAAACCAGAGTTGGTAGTAGATCCGAATGAAAAAAGACATCCAGCAATGACGGTTGAATTTGCATTTAAG GCCCTCACCAGCTGCCTAAAGAAACTTGCAGAGGATGAATTAAAGTACTTCAAAAAACTGCTGTGGGATCGATATCCAGAGCGCTTCCGTGATCCGCTGGACGGAGTCGATCTTGTGGATCTGGTGGATAAGATGCTAGAGCTTTGCGATATTGAAGTTTCTCTGAAGATCACGCTGGCGCTCTTCGATATCATGAACGCTAAAAAGCTGGTTCAATATCTGTTAGGTCTATGCAAAAGAA ATGAAGTGCGCTACGAGTTGAAATTGACTCTGAAGAGGAAGTATGAGATGGTATATGAGGGTTTTAGTCAACAAGGACAGCCAGTCCCCTTTGAGTCAGTCTATACAGACCTTTACATTACAGATGGCATTAATGCATCAATCAACAGTGAGCATGAGTTCAGATCAAAGATAGAAGTGCTCGCAGAGACTGCCAAAGTGAACAGGAAGCCGTTAACTGGAAATGACATATTTTCCCAGCAGAACCCGAGGTTAAGGCCTGTAAGGTCGGTGTTAGCCAGGGGAGTCCCAGGATGTGGCAAATCATTTGCAGTGCAGCGCTTCATCCTCGATTGGGCAGATGGAAGAGTCCACCAAGACGTCTTCTTTCTTATTCCTCTACACTTCAAGGAGCTAAATAAAATGCTAGAAGGAGAGTATACCCTCCTGAGTATAGTCAGCACTCTCTATCCAGAGATGAAGGAAATAGATTCTCTAGATTTTGAGGGCTGTCTGGTAATGTTCATTTGCGATGGCCTAGATGACACTCAAATCCCCTTTAATTTCCGGAGAACGGTGTATTGGTGTGACGTGACCAGGCCTACAACTGTGCAAGTGTTGATCACCAACCTCATCAGGGGAAACCTGCTCTATGACGCCTACGTGTGGATCATTTCTAGGGCAGGAGCTCTGGATGTGATCCCACCAGAACACGTCCAGCGGCTTCTGGAGGTCCGCGGCTTCACCGATGATCAGAAAGAGGCCTATTTCAGGAAGACAATCGCAGATCGAGACCTTGCTGAGAGGGTGATTGCTCACATCAAGTCTTCTAAGACGCTGTTTATTATGTGCCACTTGCCACTGTTCTGTTGGGTGGCATCTAAAGTGCTGCAGCGGCAGTTCCAGTTTCTTCAACCATCGGCACAGCTGCCCAGAACTCTTACCAATTTGTACACCATTATGCTGCATGGACAAACTCAAATGTCCGTTGAGAAACTGCAGAACGACCCTACCGAAGACACCAAGAATCTTACTGCTGATCAGCTGCTTATTAAGCTCGCGAAGCTGTCCTACAACATGCTTGAGAAGAATGAGTTTCAGATAGAGAAAGAGCACTGGGATGACGTTGAATTGCCGGAGTCATACCCTGCCATGGCCTGCACCGGTCTCTGCACAGAGTTTTACAGAGAGAAGTTCGTGATTTACACAGAAAAGGTGAGCTGCTTCGCTCATCCGACCATTCAGGAGTATCTTGCAGCTCTTCATGTTTTCTATTGTTTCAAGAAACATGGGAAGAACATCCTTGAGCAGAACAAGCTGAAGGCCTTGAAGGTTTCCTTGGCAGACGTACTCAGGAGTGCAGTAGACAAAGCTTTAAGCTCCAAGAATAGCAACTATGATATCTTTCTCCGCTTTCTGCTGGGTTTGTCTGTGGAAGCCAACCAGGAGCTGCTCAAGAACATCCTGCAGATCTCTAGCAGCTCTAACCAGAGTGCACGAGATGAGACAACTCGCTACATTAGTAAGAAAATCAAAGAAGGTCACTTCCCGGAAAAGACTGAAAACCTTTGGCGGTGCATTGATGAACTTAACCCACAATAA
- the LOC127941707 gene encoding 28S ribosomal protein S12, mitochondrial, with protein sequence MAFLGSLKPVLLSVLHASHSVPFWSGPVFSRTMATLNQMHRKGRPPPPRPKISATYGHPQLKAVVLKTMIRKPKKPNSANRKCARVRLSNGQEAVAYIPGEGHNLQEHNVVLIQGGRTQDLPGVKITVVRGKYDCAHVVKKKQ encoded by the exons ATGGCATTTCTTGGAAGCCTAAAACCAGTGCTGTTGTCTGTTTTGCATG CGTCGCACTCTGTACCTTTCTGGTCTGGACCTGTGTTCAGCAGGACCATGGCCACTCTCAATCAGATGCACCGTAAGGGCAGACCTCCTCCACCTCGTCCAAAGATCAGTGCCACTTATGGGCATCCACAGCTCAAAGCAGTAGTGCTGAAGACCATGATCAGGAAACCCAAGAAGCCCAACTCTGCCAACCGCAAGTGTGCACGAGTCCGTCTGTCCAATGGTCAAGAAGCTGTGGCGTACATCCCTGGCGAAGGACACAACCTCCAGGAGCACAATGTGGTGCTGATACAAGGAGGGAGAACACAGGACTTACCAGGGGTCAAAATCACTGTGGTCAGGGGCAAATATGACTGCGCACATGTCGTCAAGAAGAAACAGTAA